From a region of the Theobroma cacao cultivar B97-61/B2 chromosome 8, Criollo_cocoa_genome_V2, whole genome shotgun sequence genome:
- the LOC18592317 gene encoding glutamic acid-rich protein isoform X2, whose product MAEEVDDSLAPETDAKEAVEPTAASEDIESRITTAMRSRVGHFKEQADSLTFEGVRRLLEKDLGLETFALDVHKRFVKQCLLKCLDGGDDDDAPKSSGETGEKNLSTTTEVTESPKGRQSKKDVKEAFSEDEEKLEDSPVLGLLTGHKTTKTETMETETKENKDVFESTIKKAIKKRASYVEANSEKVTMAGLRRLLEEDLKLDKDTLDPYKKFITEQLDEVLKSREVSAPASVVKKNNLKKNSQSKASKKASKKLSSASSGSESDEEEGEEEEDEDEDEDEDEEEEEEVKPKKKISAKGKIKNSEGLKKRKIPKKEAEMPSKKRSKHAESISDDNSDAEDSGSVSDDNRSRSSAAKARKETSTPVYGKHVEHLKSVIKSCGMSVPPAIYKRVKQVPENNREAQLIKELEEILSKEGLSSNPSEKEIKEVRKRKERAKELEGIDTSNIVLSSRRRSTTSFVAPPKPKIPDASDDDESEESDDNDDDDDGDEDNDDEDGGDEGNSQSEGSDEEADEDSD is encoded by the exons ATGGCAGAGGAGGTGGACGATAGCCTGGCACCAGAAACCGACGCCAAGGAGGCGGTGGAACCGACGGCGGCGTCGGAGGATATCGAGTCACGAATTACCACAGCCATGCGCTCTCGTGTTGGCCACTTCAAGGAACAAGCCGA TTCGTTAACATTCGAGGGAGTTCGAAGATTGTTAGAGAAAGACTTGGGGTTAGAGACGTTTGCATTGGATGTTCACAAGAGATTCGTCAAGCAATGCCTGCTAAAG TGCCTAGATggtggtgatgatgatgatgccccCAAGAGTTCTGGTGAAACTGGGGAGAAAAACTTAAGTACAACCACTGAAGTAACAGAATCACCAAAAGGAAGACAATCAAAGAAAGATGTAAAGGAAGCTTTCTCTGAAGATGAGGAGAAATTGGAAGACTCTCCGGTTTTGGGCCTTTTGACTGGACACAAGACTACAAAAACAGAAACCATGGAAACTGAgactaaagaaaataaagatgtTTTTGAGAGTACAATAAAGAAAGCgataaaaaaaagagcttcTTATGTTGAAGCTAATTCGGA AAAAGTCACAATGGCTGGTCTTCGTCGGCTTTTGGAGGAAGATCTTAAACTTGATAAGGATACACTCGATCCATACAAGAAGTTCATAACTGAACAATTAGATGAG GTATTAAAGTCTCGCGAAGTTTCTGCACCTGCAAGTGTGGTTAAGAAAAACAATCTGAAGAAAAATTCTCAGAGCAAAGCCTCTAAAAAGGCCAGCAAGAAATTGAGTTCTGCTTCATCAGGAAGCGAGAGTGATGAAGAAGAGGGAGAGGAAGaggaagatgaagatgaagatgaagatgaagatgaagaagaagaagaagaagtgaaACCCAAAAAGAAGATCAGTGCGAAAGGGAAGATTAAGAACTCTGAAGGTCTTAAAAAACGGAAAATACCTAAAAAAGAGGCAGAGATGCCTAGCAAGAAGAGAAGCAAGCATGCAGAATCGATTTCAGATGACAATAGTGATGCAGAAGACAGTGGGAGTGTCTCAGATGATAATCGCTCTCGATCTTCTGCTGCAAAAGCG AGAAAAGAAACTTCCACTCCAGTATATGGGAAACATGTGGAACATCTGAAGTCAGTTATCAAATCATGTGGGATGAG TGTTCCTCCCGCGATCTACAAGAGAGTCAAACAGGTACCTGAGAATAACCGTGAAGCCCAACTCATAAAGGAACTAGAGGAGATTCTTTCTAAAGAAGGATTGTCTTCAAATCCTTCTGAAAAGG AAATCAAGGAAGtcaggaagagaaaagaaagagcaaaAGAACTAGAAGGGATTGACACGAGTAATATTGTGTTAAGTTCACGTAGAAGGTCTACTACCAGTTTTGTTGCTCCACCGAAGCCCAAAATACCAGATGcaagtgatgatgatgaaagtGAAGAAAGTGACGACAATGACGATGACGATGACGGTGATGAAgataatgatgatgaagaCGGCGGTGACGAAGGCAACAGCCAAAGTGAAGGATCAGATGAAG
- the LOC18592317 gene encoding glutamic acid-rich protein isoform X1, translated as MAEEVDDSLAPETDAKEAVEPTAASEDIESRITTAMRSRVGHFKEQADSLTFEGVRRLLEKDLGLETFALDVHKRFVKQCLLKCLDGGDDDDAPKSSGETGEKNLSTTTEVTESPKGRQSKKDVKEAFSEDEEKLEDSPVLGLLTGHKTTKTETMETETKENKDVFESTIKKAIKKRASYVEANSEKVTMAGLRRLLEEDLKLDKDTLDPYKKFITEQLDEVLKSREVSAPASVVKKNNLKKNSQSKASKKASKKLSSASSGSESDEEEGEEEEDEDEDEDEDEEEEEEVKPKKKISAKGKIKNSEGLKKRKIPKKEAEMPSKKRSKHAESISDDNSDAEDSGSVSDDNRSRSSAAKAVKRKETSTPVYGKHVEHLKSVIKSCGMSVPPAIYKRVKQVPENNREAQLIKELEEILSKEGLSSNPSEKEIKEVRKRKERAKELEGIDTSNIVLSSRRRSTTSFVAPPKPKIPDASDDDESEESDDNDDDDDGDEDNDDEDGGDEGNSQSEGSDEEADEDSD; from the exons ATGGCAGAGGAGGTGGACGATAGCCTGGCACCAGAAACCGACGCCAAGGAGGCGGTGGAACCGACGGCGGCGTCGGAGGATATCGAGTCACGAATTACCACAGCCATGCGCTCTCGTGTTGGCCACTTCAAGGAACAAGCCGA TTCGTTAACATTCGAGGGAGTTCGAAGATTGTTAGAGAAAGACTTGGGGTTAGAGACGTTTGCATTGGATGTTCACAAGAGATTCGTCAAGCAATGCCTGCTAAAG TGCCTAGATggtggtgatgatgatgatgccccCAAGAGTTCTGGTGAAACTGGGGAGAAAAACTTAAGTACAACCACTGAAGTAACAGAATCACCAAAAGGAAGACAATCAAAGAAAGATGTAAAGGAAGCTTTCTCTGAAGATGAGGAGAAATTGGAAGACTCTCCGGTTTTGGGCCTTTTGACTGGACACAAGACTACAAAAACAGAAACCATGGAAACTGAgactaaagaaaataaagatgtTTTTGAGAGTACAATAAAGAAAGCgataaaaaaaagagcttcTTATGTTGAAGCTAATTCGGA AAAAGTCACAATGGCTGGTCTTCGTCGGCTTTTGGAGGAAGATCTTAAACTTGATAAGGATACACTCGATCCATACAAGAAGTTCATAACTGAACAATTAGATGAG GTATTAAAGTCTCGCGAAGTTTCTGCACCTGCAAGTGTGGTTAAGAAAAACAATCTGAAGAAAAATTCTCAGAGCAAAGCCTCTAAAAAGGCCAGCAAGAAATTGAGTTCTGCTTCATCAGGAAGCGAGAGTGATGAAGAAGAGGGAGAGGAAGaggaagatgaagatgaagatgaagatgaagatgaagaagaagaagaagaagtgaaACCCAAAAAGAAGATCAGTGCGAAAGGGAAGATTAAGAACTCTGAAGGTCTTAAAAAACGGAAAATACCTAAAAAAGAGGCAGAGATGCCTAGCAAGAAGAGAAGCAAGCATGCAGAATCGATTTCAGATGACAATAGTGATGCAGAAGACAGTGGGAGTGTCTCAGATGATAATCGCTCTCGATCTTCTGCTGCAAAAGCGGTGAAG AGAAAAGAAACTTCCACTCCAGTATATGGGAAACATGTGGAACATCTGAAGTCAGTTATCAAATCATGTGGGATGAG TGTTCCTCCCGCGATCTACAAGAGAGTCAAACAGGTACCTGAGAATAACCGTGAAGCCCAACTCATAAAGGAACTAGAGGAGATTCTTTCTAAAGAAGGATTGTCTTCAAATCCTTCTGAAAAGG AAATCAAGGAAGtcaggaagagaaaagaaagagcaaaAGAACTAGAAGGGATTGACACGAGTAATATTGTGTTAAGTTCACGTAGAAGGTCTACTACCAGTTTTGTTGCTCCACCGAAGCCCAAAATACCAGATGcaagtgatgatgatgaaagtGAAGAAAGTGACGACAATGACGATGACGATGACGGTGATGAAgataatgatgatgaagaCGGCGGTGACGAAGGCAACAGCCAAAGTGAAGGATCAGATGAAG
- the LOC18592320 gene encoding lysM domain-containing GPI-anchored protein 1 gives MPNQKPVFISFYKALLFIIFTNVALVTSKSTIEPCSNSDSCNSLLGYTLYTDLKVAEVASLFQVDPISILTANAIDISYPDVENHILPAQLFIKIPILCSCVDGIRKSVSTNYKTRPQDTLSSIADSIYAGLVSADQIREANSIADPTVLDVGENLLVPLPCTCFNNTDNGLPAIYLSYVVKPVDTLAGIAASYSTTITDLMNVNAMGSSSVKAGDILAVPLSACASNFPKYASDRGLIVPNGSYAITASHCVQCSCGPGSLNLYCTPASLAVSCSSMQCKSSNLMLGNVTVQQSSAGCNVTSCTYGGYSNGTIITWLSSSLQPRCPGPRQFPPLVAPPSYVTRDSVFAPAPAPQSDGAITTVPKTSTVPSTGSLPGLPPALAPFGSLSDASSLVNSLATLPTALMIYFLIKLISPFSL, from the exons ATGCCAAACCAAAAACCCGTTTTTATCTCCTTTTACAAAGCCCTTCTCTTCATCATTTTCACCAATGTAGCTCTGGTAACTTCCAAATCGACCATTGAGCCCTGTTCAAACTCTGATTCCTGCAACTCCTTGCTGGGATACACTCTCTACACCGACCTGAAAGTCGCCGAGGTAGCTTCCCTCTTCCAGGTGGACCCCATTTCCATCCTCACAGCTAACGCCATCGATATCTCTTACCCCGACGTCGAAAACCACATCCTTCCCGCCCAGCTCTTCATCAAGATCCCCATCCTCTGTTCCTGTGTTGATGGGATTCGAAAATCCGTTTCCACTAATTACAAGACACGCCCTCAGGACACGCTTTCTTCGATCGCGGATTCGATTTATGCTGGTCTGGTGTCTGCTGATCAGATTAGGGAGGCTAACTCGATTGCTGATCCTACTGTTCTTGATGTGGGGGAGAACCTTCTGGTTCCTTTACCCTGTACTTGTTTTAATAATACTGATAATGGACTGCCGGCCATTTATTTATCGTATGTGGTGAAGCCAGTGGATACTTTAGCTGGAATTGCAGCGAGTTATTCGACTACAATCACGGATTTGATGAATGTTAATGCTATGGGGAGTTCTTCCGTTAAAGCTGGTGATATTCTAGCTGTTCCTTTATCAG CTTGTGCTTCGAATTTTCCTAAATATGCCTCAGATCGTGGATTGATTGTCCCCAATGGGAGCTATGCTATTACTGCTAGCCACTGTGTTCAATGCAGCTGCGGCCCAGGGAGTCTCAA TTTGTACTGCACGCCTGCTTCTTTGGCTGTTTCTTGTTCAAGCATGCAATGTAAAAGTAGCAATCTCATGCTGGGGAATGTCACGGTGCAGCAAAGTAGTGCTGGATGCAATGTCACTTCTTGCACTTATGGTGGTTATTCGAATGGCACCATTATCACTTG GTTGTCATCATCCCTTCAACCTCGATGCCCAG GACCACGGCAATTTCCTCCCCTTGTAGCCCCACCTTCTTATGTTACACGGGATTCAGTCTTTGCCCCAGCACCTGCACCCCAGTCAGATGGTGCCATAACAACAGTGCCCAAGACTTCTACAGTGCCATCTACTGGGTCACTTCCTGGACTTCCCCCAGCACTTGCTCCTTTTGGAAGTTTATCTGATGCTTCCTCGTTGGTGAATTCATTGGCCACTCTTCCTACTGCACTTATGATATACTTtcttatcaaattaatctcACCCTTCTCATTGTAA
- the LOC18592318 gene encoding uncharacterized protein LOC18592318 yields the protein MGGHGAVEVAKTVLEVADVAWTAMECCHHHHHHHQHDDDSPENHDDSKLEKELETLKSENRRLRNLLEQNLKLLNNLSESPAVLNDCPPDLYARLVSTVDSKDFLTRLKSLNESNTQVEFPFKEATGDDMHSAEILINVDQKEPSWWVWVTDEMVPSNVEEWSGIDDENYIVVSEEHVVDGVANFMAKCILSNPKAQTLTPEELQKTLLKALGGVSKLEKVLGIWHAGKLFYALSTWGLALAGLYRTRTVLKLAAMGINTSSKVVMRAL from the exons ATGGGCGGCCATGGAGCTGTGGAGGTTGCCAAGACGGTCCTTGAAGTCGCCGACGTCGCGTGGACCGCCATGGAATGttgccaccaccaccaccaccaccaccaacACGACGATGATTCCCCCGAAAACCATGACGATTCCAAGCTCGAAAAAGAATTGGAAACCCTAAAATCCGAAAATCGACGTCTCAGGAATCTTCTCGAACAAAACCTAAAACTCCTCAACAATCTATCTGAATCTCCTGCTGTATTGAACGATTGTCCTCCAGAC CTCTATGCTCGGTTGGTATCTACCGTGGATTCTAAAGATTTTTTGACCCGACTCAAATCTCTTAACGAATCCAATACCCAAGTTGAGTTTCCATTCAAGGAAGCTACAG GGGATGATATGCATTCAGCTGAAATTCTGATAAACGTTGACCAAAAGGAGCCGAGTTGGTGGGTATGGGTAACTGATGAAATGGTTCCAAGCAATGTTGAAGAGTGGAGTGGAATTGATGATGAGAATTACATTGTTGTTAGTGAGGAGCATGTTGTGGATGGGGTCGCTAACTTTATGGCTAAATGCATTTTGTCCAACCCTAAAGCTCAG ACTTTGACACCAGAAGAACTGCAGAAAA CTCTGCTGAAAGCATTAGGTGGTGTCAGCAAATTGGAAAAGGTTTTGGGCATTTGGCATGCTGGAAAATTGTTCTATGCCTTGTCAACCTGGGGTCTTGCACTGGCTGG GTTATATAGGACACGTACTGTACTGAAACTTGCTGCAATGGGCATCAACACATCCAGCAAAGTTGTAATGAGGGCTCTATGA
- the LOC18592319 gene encoding LOW QUALITY PROTEIN: RNA polymerase II transcription factor B subunit 4 (The sequence of the model RefSeq protein was modified relative to this genomic sequence to represent the inferred CDS: inserted 2 bases in 1 codon) has translation MASAPSKLYADDVSLVVVLVDTNPFFWSXPLSLFSQFLSHVLAFLNAILTLNQLNQVVVIATGYNSCNYIFDSSSDLNQSFENGRMPVMCSSLLQKLEEFLIKDEQLSKEVPEGRIKSSLLSGSLSMALCYIQRVFRSGALHPHPRILCLQGSPDGPEQYVAIMNAIFSAQRSMVPIDSCYMGAQNSAFLQQASYITGGVHHKPQHLDGLFQYLMTIFATDLHSRSFLHLPKPVGVDFRASCFCHKNTIDMGYICSVCLSIFCKHHKKCSTCGSVFGQAQSEAASTSDKKRKTPET, from the exons ATGGCTTCAGCTCCTTCCAAGCTCTATGCAG ATGATGTTAGCCTTGTGGTGGTTTTGGTAGACACTAACCCATTTTTCTGGAG gcctctctctctcttctctcagTTTCTTTCTCAT GTTCTTGCATTTTTGAATGCAATATTGACTCTGAATCAACTAAACCAAGTCGTGGTTATTGCTACTGGATATAATTCTTGTAACTATATCTTCGATTCGTCTTCCGATTTGAACCAGAGTTTTGAGAATGGAAGAATGCCTGTTATGTGCTCCAGCTTGTTGCAAAAGTTGGAGGAGTTTCTTATTAAAGACGAGCAGTTGAGTAAGGAGGTACCTGAGGGAAGGATTAAGTCTTCCCTCTTGTCAGGGTCATTGTCAATGGCTCTTTGTT ATATACAGAGAGTGTTTCGTTCAGGAGCCCTCCATCCACATCCTCGA ATCTTATGCTTGCAGGGATCACCAGATGGACCTGAACA aTATGTTGCAATCATGAATGCGATATTCTCTGCCCAACGCTCTATG GTTCCTATAGACTCTTGTTACATGGGCGCTCAGAATTCTGCCTTCCTGCAGCAG GCTTCTTACATAACTGGTGGTGTACATCATAAGCCTCAACATTTGGATGGGCTGTTTCAATATCTCATG ACTATTTTTGCTACTGACTTGCATTCTCGCAGTTTTTTACATCTTCCAAAGCCTGTCGGTGTAGATTTCCGTGCCTC ATGTTTTTGCCATAAAAATACCATTGACATGGGTTACATATGTTCCGTATGTTTGTCAATTTTCTGCAAGCATCACAAGAAATGTTCAACCTGTGG GTCAGTATTTGGTCAGGCTCAATCCGAGGCTGCTTCAACATCtgacaaaaagagaaagactCCAGAAACATAA